In one Pseudomonas sp. MM211 genomic region, the following are encoded:
- a CDS encoding DUF2790 domain-containing protein, with the protein MKISKYLVAFVLLSGASFAQAKVSVEKLHEKYQNESSAIMQEYAASTGKPAPLIRDYAYGMKIDVAKLVHTTEDISTCGNFKKIMSYEDSQGKLHSVRYTMPGQCVNQR; encoded by the coding sequence ATGAAAATTAGTAAGTATCTGGTTGCCTTTGTCCTGCTGAGCGGTGCGTCTTTTGCTCAGGCCAAAGTGTCAGTCGAGAAACTCCACGAGAAGTACCAGAACGAAAGCAGCGCCATCATGCAGGAGTACGCGGCGAGCACGGGCAAGCCCGCCCCGCTGATTCGTGACTATGCCTATGGCATGAAAATCGACGTGGCGAAGTTGGTGCACACGACAGAAGACATCAGCACCTGCGGAAACTTCAAGAAGATCATGAGTTACGAAGACTCCCAAGGGAAGCTGCATTCCGTGCGCTATACGATGCCAGGGCAATGCGTCAACCAGCGATGA
- a CDS encoding heavy metal sensor histidine kinase, translated as MKPARLSMRLGLSVVFMGAALVVLLTMLAYFALTHELSSLATENLRGKLSQMEHRLAEDKLTIRDLRGQPHELLDLVLGHDNLRLTIYESGAQVRELLSINDLPAAPPANDTAQGKITYGKSTDSRDHNILIATTAMRLVDGEKIIVRLAMDRTNDEDLLSAYFKSTLAALPFVLLFIGAGAWWVVQRGLKPLKRFGKIASLVSTQDLTHRIPVEHLPKELGELAEGINFMLHRLDGGVQQLSQFSDDLAHELRSPISNLMGKAQVSLSRQRTQEEYKAVLESSIEELERVSRIVSDMLFIAHVSHPAALVKFEAISLSDEVSRVVDLFHMAAEEKHITLTIEGTGTLRGDRLMIQRAISNLLSNAIRHTPTGNTIDLNIEEREGSTTLSIRNPGSGIPQQHLPHIFERFYRVDASRCRADGGTGLGLSIVRSIMSLHHGSVSVDSTVGQTTIFRLTFPS; from the coding sequence GTGAAGCCCGCCAGGCTGTCCATGCGCCTCGGCCTTTCGGTGGTGTTCATGGGCGCGGCACTGGTGGTTCTGCTGACGATGCTGGCCTACTTCGCACTGACTCACGAGCTGTCTTCGCTGGCGACCGAAAACCTGCGCGGCAAGCTCAGCCAGATGGAGCACAGGCTCGCTGAAGACAAGCTGACCATCCGCGACCTGAGAGGCCAACCACACGAACTGCTAGACCTGGTGCTCGGCCATGACAACCTGCGCCTGACCATCTATGAGTCGGGCGCCCAAGTGCGCGAGCTGCTCAGCATCAACGATTTGCCCGCTGCTCCGCCTGCCAATGACACGGCGCAGGGCAAGATCACCTATGGCAAAAGCACCGATAGCCGTGACCACAACATCCTCATTGCCACGACGGCGATGCGCCTCGTCGATGGTGAAAAGATCATCGTGCGCCTCGCCATGGACCGTACCAACGACGAAGACCTGCTCAGCGCCTACTTCAAATCCACCCTGGCGGCACTGCCGTTCGTGCTCCTGTTCATCGGCGCCGGTGCTTGGTGGGTGGTGCAGCGTGGGCTCAAACCGCTGAAGCGCTTCGGCAAGATAGCCTCACTGGTTTCCACCCAGGATCTGACCCATCGCATACCGGTGGAACATCTTCCCAAAGAGCTGGGCGAGTTGGCAGAAGGCATCAATTTCATGCTTCATCGCCTGGATGGCGGTGTTCAGCAGCTCTCACAGTTCTCCGACGACCTTGCGCACGAGCTGCGCTCGCCCATCTCGAACCTGATGGGCAAGGCCCAGGTCTCGCTGTCCAGGCAACGCACTCAGGAAGAGTACAAGGCGGTTCTCGAGAGCAGCATCGAAGAGCTCGAAAGAGTCAGCCGTATCGTTTCCGACATGCTGTTCATCGCCCACGTCAGCCACCCGGCTGCGCTGGTGAAATTCGAAGCGATCAGCCTGAGCGATGAAGTGAGCCGGGTTGTCGATCTGTTCCATATGGCAGCGGAAGAAAAGCACATAACCCTCACCATCGAAGGTACCGGCACGCTGCGTGGTGACCGGCTGATGATCCAGCGAGCCATTTCCAACCTGCTCTCCAATGCGATCAGGCATACACCGACAGGCAACACCATCGACCTGAACATCGAAGAACGCGAAGGCTCGACGACACTGTCCATCCGCAACCCCGGCAGCGGCATACCGCAGCAGCACCTACCGCATATCTTCGAGCGTTTCTATCGCGTCGACGCCAGCCGGTGCCGGGCAGATGGCGGTACAGGGCTGGGGCTGTCCATCGTGCGTTCGATCATGAGCCTGCACCACGGCAGTGTCAGTGTTGACTCCACCGTCGGCCAGACAACTATCTTCCGGCTGACTTTCCCCAGCTAG
- a CDS encoding heavy metal response regulator transcription factor, producing the protein MRILIIEDEPKTAEYLHQGLSESGYVVDRAATGIDGLHLVKQHIYDLVILDVNLPEMDGWDVLENIRRSTSTRVIMLTARGRLADKIKGLDLGADDYLVKPFEFPELLARVRSLLRRTEQAPVPDVLKVADLELDPGRHRAFRGAQRIDLTTKEFALLHLLMRRSGEVLSRTQIISLVWDMNFDCDTNVVEVSIRRLRAKIDDPFDHKLIHTLRGVGYVLEERP; encoded by the coding sequence ATGCGAATCCTAATTATCGAGGATGAGCCTAAAACTGCCGAATACCTCCATCAAGGCCTTAGCGAAAGCGGTTATGTGGTAGATAGAGCAGCAACAGGTATCGATGGCTTACATCTGGTCAAACAACATATTTATGATTTGGTAATACTCGATGTGAACCTGCCGGAAATGGATGGCTGGGACGTACTCGAGAACATAAGGCGCAGCACCAGCACGCGCGTCATCATGCTCACGGCGCGCGGTAGGCTGGCCGACAAGATCAAAGGGCTGGACCTTGGCGCAGACGACTATCTGGTAAAGCCGTTCGAGTTTCCCGAGCTGCTGGCCAGGGTCAGGTCACTGCTGCGGCGAACGGAGCAGGCGCCGGTACCAGACGTCCTGAAAGTGGCCGATCTCGAGCTGGACCCGGGCAGACACCGGGCCTTTCGCGGCGCTCAGCGGATCGACCTGACGACCAAGGAGTTCGCGCTGCTTCACCTGCTCATGCGCCGCTCGGGTGAAGTGCTCTCACGCACGCAAATCATCTCACTGGTGTGGGACATGAACTTCGACTGCGACACCAACGTGGTCGAGGTTTCCATTCGACGCCTGCGCGCCAAGATCGACGACCCGTTCGACCACAAGCTGATCCACACCCTCAGAGGCGTTGGCTACGTGCTCGAGGAACGCCCGTGA
- a CDS encoding TolC family protein: protein MLAATVFLWAGEANASAAALTLPEALRLSQQNNPTLAAAGWELDISKAERKQAGLLPNPQLSWEVEDTRSDTRTTTVQLTQPIELGGKRGARVDLAERGMDVAALTVEQSRNALRADVIQAFYAALQAGMRVELANESREVAQRALGIAQGRVKAGKVSPIELTRAQVQLAELQLEASRATRDQGIAKARLRLVLGEEQVADTLRLQGDATRIPELPSVSRLLSALGGSAELRSARLAIEQQEASFALERTQRIPDLDVSIGSQYSAADRERVNLVGLSMPLPLFNRNQGNILAAARRADQSRDQRNATELRLRNEIATSADQWLMAKEEIRSFESMILPSAQNAVESTARGFEMGKFGFLDVLDAQRTLIQSRGQYIQALSAATESWVQLERILGDVTAVE, encoded by the coding sequence GTGCTCGCCGCGACGGTTTTTCTGTGGGCGGGGGAGGCCAATGCCAGTGCCGCGGCTCTGACGCTGCCTGAGGCGCTGCGGCTTTCCCAACAGAACAACCCCACGTTGGCGGCTGCCGGCTGGGAGCTGGATATCAGCAAGGCCGAACGTAAACAGGCCGGGTTGCTGCCCAACCCGCAGTTGTCGTGGGAGGTTGAAGACACCCGCAGCGATACGCGAACCACCACCGTGCAACTGACTCAGCCCATCGAACTGGGCGGCAAGCGCGGGGCGCGTGTCGATCTCGCCGAGCGTGGCATGGATGTCGCTGCCCTCACGGTAGAGCAGAGCCGCAACGCGCTGAGGGCGGACGTTATCCAGGCTTTTTACGCAGCCCTGCAGGCCGGCATGCGGGTCGAGCTGGCAAACGAGTCCCGTGAAGTTGCGCAGCGCGCGCTCGGCATTGCACAGGGCAGAGTCAAGGCCGGCAAGGTTTCACCGATAGAGCTGACGCGCGCCCAGGTGCAACTTGCCGAACTGCAGCTGGAAGCCAGTCGAGCCACCCGTGATCAGGGCATCGCGAAGGCTCGTCTGCGCCTCGTTCTGGGCGAGGAACAGGTTGCCGACACGCTTCGGCTGCAAGGTGATGCGACCCGTATTCCGGAGCTGCCGTCCGTTTCCCGTTTGCTGTCGGCACTTGGCGGCAGTGCCGAGTTGCGTTCTGCGAGGCTGGCCATCGAACAGCAGGAGGCTTCTTTCGCGTTGGAAAGAACGCAGCGCATCCCTGATCTGGACGTCAGCATCGGCAGCCAGTACAGCGCTGCCGACCGCGAGCGCGTGAACCTGGTCGGGCTATCCATGCCCTTGCCGCTCTTCAATCGTAACCAGGGAAATATCCTGGCGGCGGCGCGCCGAGCTGATCAGAGCCGTGACCAGCGCAATGCCACCGAGCTGCGGCTGCGCAACGAAATCGCCACGTCGGCTGATCAGTGGCTGATGGCCAAGGAGGAAATCCGCTCCTTCGAATCGATGATCCTGCCCTCGGCCCAGAACGCCGTTGAAAGCACCGCGCGTGGTTTCGAGATGGGCAAGTTCGGCTTCCTCGATGTGCTCGACGCGCAGCGCACGTTGATCCAGTCGCGTGGGCAATACATCCAGGCGTTGTCTGCGGCCACTGAATCCTGGGTGCAGCTCGAACGCATCCTTGGTGACGTCACCGCTGTCGAGTGA
- a CDS encoding efflux RND transporter periplasmic adaptor subunit — translation MSIYLSKDDQPIAPSASTTVILEVKRASGELVTLVFTPQEAAFVSQTGIAEPHFFDAKIIVREAGQALEFAYSKTEGLLELTEQQIRIAGIESEKSQPRVIDSTARLPGEIRFDEDRTAHVVPRITGVVESVPVNLGDMVSKGQTLAVIASQQISDQRSELAAAQRRSELARTTLDREKQLWQDGISAEQDYLQARQLSQEADIALGNARQKMNALGGQGALSQGNRYELRAPFDGTVVEKHFVLGEVVDASSNAFTLTDLNHVWATFNVAPKDLAAIQVGKKVQVLSPELQTQVEGSISYIGSLLGEQTRTATARAVLTNPDGAWRPGLPVAIEVATASREVAVTIPAAAVQRIDEQPQVFVRVAKGFVAQPVRLGVASDGFVEVTQGLSAGVAVASQGSFILKSELGKGSADHAH, via the coding sequence ATGTCCATCTACCTGTCGAAAGATGATCAGCCCATCGCCCCGTCAGCAAGTACTACCGTCATCCTCGAAGTCAAGCGCGCCTCGGGTGAGCTCGTGACGCTTGTATTCACGCCGCAGGAGGCTGCCTTCGTCAGTCAGACAGGCATCGCTGAACCGCATTTCTTCGATGCCAAGATCATCGTGCGAGAGGCGGGGCAAGCCCTCGAGTTCGCCTACTCGAAAACCGAAGGGCTGCTCGAACTGACGGAGCAGCAGATTCGCATTGCAGGGATCGAGAGCGAGAAATCGCAACCTCGGGTCATCGACTCCACGGCTCGGCTCCCCGGCGAGATTCGCTTCGACGAGGATCGTACCGCCCATGTGGTTCCACGAATTACCGGCGTGGTTGAAAGTGTGCCCGTCAATCTGGGCGACATGGTCAGCAAGGGCCAGACGCTGGCGGTAATCGCCAGCCAGCAGATCTCCGATCAGCGCAGCGAACTGGCCGCAGCACAGCGCCGCAGCGAGCTGGCCAGAACCACCCTCGACCGCGAGAAGCAGCTATGGCAGGACGGCATCTCCGCCGAGCAGGACTATCTGCAGGCACGCCAGCTCTCGCAGGAGGCGGATATCGCCCTCGGTAATGCCAGGCAGAAGATGAACGCGCTGGGTGGGCAAGGAGCGTTATCCCAGGGCAATCGCTACGAGCTGCGTGCGCCGTTCGACGGCACCGTCGTGGAGAAGCATTTCGTGCTGGGTGAGGTGGTCGATGCATCGAGCAACGCCTTCACCCTCACCGACCTGAATCATGTGTGGGCCACGTTCAACGTCGCGCCAAAGGATCTGGCGGCCATTCAGGTCGGCAAGAAGGTTCAGGTGCTGTCACCTGAGCTGCAGACCCAAGTGGAGGGCAGTATTTCCTACATCGGCAGCCTGCTGGGCGAGCAGACGCGCACCGCGACCGCTCGTGCGGTGCTGACCAATCCCGATGGTGCCTGGCGGCCTGGCTTGCCCGTCGCCATCGAGGTGGCGACCGCATCGCGTGAGGTTGCCGTCACCATCCCCGCAGCTGCCGTGCAGCGTATCGATGAGCAGCCTCAGGTGTTCGTCAGGGTCGCGAAAGGATTCGTCGCTCAGCCGGTAAGGCTGGGCGTGGCCAGCGATGGTTTCGTCGAGGTCACGCAGGGTTTGAGTGCCGGCGTCGCCGTTGCTTCGCAGGGCAGCTTCATCCTCAAGTCCGAGCTTGGCAAAGGCTCCGCAGACCACGCCCACTGA